The stretch of DNA ACAGTACCTCATAAAGAGAAATACCAAAATACtatgaagaaagaagaaaaggaagaggtTGCATCCACATTACACATCACTCCCTATGTAGTGAACAATGCAAGTTATGAAATTACTGATTCTAAATCTAAATTGAGCATTATAGATTTTTAatagaacagtatttacatttattcatatgtcaAAATCTGAAATCTCGTGCTATCTGTGTGTAGACAATGTGCATGTATGAGACAATGTATTAGTTATGTGATTCACAGTACAGGGAGTAATGAGATATTTGAGATTCAGTCAGAAACATGCATGTGTTGTGAAATTAACTCGGTTTTACCCTTCTGTATGACAATGCTATTCAAAAATCTCCACCTTGGAGAGGGTTTTCTAAAAGCTGTATTGTTAGTGACCaaaaactgtgtttttgtgtggacGGGAGGCCAAAACGCAGACAAAAACCTAGAAATATCCAGATACGTGTGGACGGGGCCTAAGATGTGCAGAGCATGGGGACCACAGGACTAGGACCAGGATCAGGTGTGATGTGAATAACAGACCTTTGTCTGGGATGCGCAATGTACAGGGCAGAGAGACAGGTACGATGGAGTGATGATATACTAGTGCAGACAGAGAGCCTGCAAATGAAAAAAGTGCAGAGATGTCAGAAACGAGCCTACAGGGGGCACTGACATCAACATAGCCGAAAACATTCCCTCTCACCAAAGTAGGTTTCGTTGTGACAGCCTTTGATTTTTACTCCTTTCGCTCCACTCTCAATCAAGAAGTGCCTGACCAGCTGCTCCTGAGAGTTGTAGGTGCTGACATGGGTAATGACATGGGATGGGGGTATTGCTACTTTGAGGGCCAATCCATATGCACCTTGGAATGATTTGCTGTCCCTTATCAGGAAACAGCCAGGCTCCTTGTCCTTCAGAACAGCAATTGCTAGAACGCattgaaaaacacaaaataaatgaGGTCATATATACTTGTAACAGAACAACTGTGAATGATTTGCTCATTTCTTAACAGATATGCATTAATTTATGTGATAATTTCTCTCACCCTGGTCTCGGGAGATGCCAGGCTTGTACCAGAACTTAGAGCTGTCCTGCACAAACCTGGAGCTAACACGGTTCTCTTGCTCCCCTACTCCTTTAGTGGGTGCTCCTTTGTGCCTGGAAGAGGGaatcagttcatttgcagtgggTGGGATGGTGACCTGTACTTTGGGGGAAAAGTTGGACAGTGCTGCGGAGGTGCCAGAAGGGGGCTCCTGAGAAGGAGGGGCATGCTGTTTTTCAGGGAGGGGAGGTAGAGGAGGAGAGGCAGGAATAGTAACTTCAGTGTATCCTGTGTATGGAACATGAGGAACTGTTAGGAGAGGGTAGCTGGGTGATGCTAATGGGAATGAGGGTGTTATATAGCCATCAGGGACTGGAGAAGGAGATCTCAAATCATTGCTGCTGCCCTCCTCATTGGATGAGGCTCTGTCCGTCAGAGGGGTCAGTCTATGACCCTCAGCACCGATGGCAAGTAAAGGAAGCTCAGAGGAGGAGCTTCTCTCTGAAGCACAGGTAGAAGGTTGAGGAGATGATGAAGAGGATTTGAGGATTGGTCGTAGACATACATCCTTGTTCTGTTCCATCTCTTGGCGATCGTTGTTTGCAGGCAGCACTGAGCTGTTCTCTTGTACTTGCACAACAGGTACGGGAGACTCTGTCCCCAGAGATGTGGGTGGCAGGTCGGAGTTTGGGCGATGATCACTTGAGAAGGTTGTCGAGGATGTGGACTCTGTCACAGCTGGATCCTTTGTCTCAGAGTCCTGTGACTCTTCGATGAGCTCAGCCTCCATAGGAGCAGTGCTTTCTGTAAAGGCATGTCTGGGAAAAGGCTCTGCTTGCGTGAGGCCTCTCTGGTCTGGATCGTCTTGCTCCAGTGGTGCTTCTGCACTAGATATCACAGAGGAATTCTGGTAAATGCTGAGCAGTGGACTGAGTATATAAGCACATCTATTAGTCTAAATCCACAACTGAGCTTTTACTGCAAACACTTAAATATACACAAGTGGACACAGACACATCATCTACAGTACGATGTAAGGGATATTTCAAGGTGGCAGAAACTGATATTACACCCAcctgtttttgtctttcagaGAAAGATCCTCATTGTGATCTTCCTCCAAGTCTCCTTGGGGACTTTTTGTTTCTGAATCATCACAGACGTGCACAAAATAACACATCATTAGACAAGTTTGAATATGACTATGTCATGTTACAATACCTGGCTCAACTAATACCCTCCCATCTACAAAACCACCTAAACTCTATTGCTTCTGTGATCCATGCCATGTGTCATACCTGTGTGGTTGCAATGGACACTGTGTTCCACCCCAGTGGATAGTGGGCTCTGGACATATGAATGCTGGGGAAGACTGGCTCTTTTTGGGGATGGGGTGAGAGCCAGAGGAGATGCATTTGGAGAATGGCCCATGGATGCATAGCCAGGACTCTCTCGAACCCGGGAAGGGGAACAGGGACAGGGAGGATGGGGGCTATGGTAACCACTGCTGTGGGGGCTTGGATATGAACTGGAGGGGCTGTCTGGTCGCTGGTCCACTACATAGACAGGAGGGTCTTGTTTAGAGAGAGAATGGCAGTGTCCATGTCCATAAGATGACATTGTTGGTGGCACTGCTGTTCTGTGCCGCCAGTACTCTGCCCCCTGAGCTCTGTCCCAGTGAgactccatccctccatccctagCCCAGTGCACAGGCCCCTCCCTCCTGCAGCCAAACCCTGCATCTCGAGACCAAGGGAGACTTTCAAACTGGTTTACTCTGAGAGAGTGGAGGGTGAGGTCATCCGACAGGTGGGCACAGTCCCTGCAGGAACAGGAAGTGGGTGGAGCCGAGCTGAAGCGTAAATCACGGTAAGGACTGGCCGGTAGTGACTGGTGGGAGGGGTGAGGGGGTGGAATGTGGGTGTGGCCATGAGAGTTAGTGGAGCAATGGAACAGAGGGCATACTTCCCCAGAATAAAACAAACGAGTCTGtgcaggaagtgtgtgtgcatgggaaGAGCGAGTAGTGCGCATAAGTGGCGAGTGGGTGTGTGCATCTTGTGATGGGTATGCATAAAAGGGCCGGGCTGGTTGAGAGCAGGTGTGATGTGGACAGCGCCCTCTATTCCATGGGAGGTCTggctgagacacacacacttcatggACAGTCAAAGGGGACGAGGTGAGGCTGCAGGGGAGAGTGTGGTGTTTGGGACGAACTGTTTGAGGGTGTGCCCTGGGCAGGTCAGGGACACAGTATGCTTGAGGCTGGGAGTATGGGCGCCCACAACAGGAGCTGGCCATTCGGTGCGGAGAACATTCACCATCATCCAGTATAgctgtctctctgtccctctctctttcactctgtctCACTTGGACCCTCTCTCTGTCATCTCTGTGAGGTGGAGGCAAGGGAGGCTCCTCCAGAAGCTCAGAGGGGGTGGAGGAGTGTCCCGAGTCTGAGCTGGGAGAGATGGGCTGGAAGGGCTGGCTGGTGGTGGGAGTGGAAGGGTTGATGCCAGGTTTGCAGCTGTAGGAACCGGAGCCAGGATTACGACGCTTCTTCACCTGAGCATACAGGCTTCCATCCAGCGGCCCACGAGTGTGACAGATATCTACACAACATGTAAAGACAAAGGAGAAgttactttgtgtgtgtgtttatgtggagTGGAAGATTTAGGCCAATGGTCCTGGAGTATTTCTGTCCTGCatatttcagtgtttatttgcattaattttcttattttaaccTCACGTCAACCTCAGTACTTGTCGAACTTGACAATAGTACCTGGCTCAATGTGTAAGCTGGAAGGTCAAGTGTGACCAGTAAGTGTGTTTTATGTGCATACAAACCCTCTATGCTGTCCTGGTGATGAAGATTAAAGTTTTCATATGAGTCCCAGCGCACTACAGGATCTGCACAGCTGAAATCCATGCTGCCCCCAGGGTCATTCTCCAGAGCATCCCCTCCTGCACACAGatacataattataataagcCTCTTAATTCAGTTAAAACTGTCTGTAGTCAGTAAAGATGGACAGAGGTCTAATGAAGGGATGGGGATGATAAAAATGGCTTAATGAGCACCTTTGGCCAGTTCTGGACTAGTGGAGAAAGCCAATTCTACAGTGGCATCAGCTGGGTACCGCTCATCTACAACCcacaaagacaaataaaatgacattagTACCTGTTTTATGAAGGAAATGATCATTTTTGTGTGCATGCATATGTCTATACCTGTGCATGCATGGTCAAGTTCCCCTTTGCCAAACCACAGCTGAGCTCCGTGAACTGTACAGGTATGAAATTGTACTCgaaacacacactccctctcacaCATGCCTGCACGACGATGATAACACTTCACCTGGGGTGGGTGGCACAAAAGGGGCAAAAAGAAGCGTGAGGAGATTCTTTCAGGTACTTTAATAATGTCATAtatggcttttatatttttggtaGTTGGATAGTGTTAGTGAGCTTATTTATGGCACCGAAGCAAGGATCCTTTATCATGTTAAAACTGTAGAATATTCCTTACCATAATGTCCCCCTTCAGCTGTAGAGCTGGTTCAATACTGATACGCAGTGTTTTGCCCCTGGACTCTTCAATATTGCTACAGCACACAAGATACACAAACAAAGAGGTCACACATATAGTGGTCATATATCTACATATCAGACTAGTGAAACAGTAAAAGAACAAGCAGATTTACTATATAGCTGAGGTATACACCAGcttcagagactggtagatcttCAGGAAAGGCGCATAAcctaagaaaataaaaaatagtgtACATCAGTTTATGGTATTTGGTAGGCTATTTCCAAAACTATTTCTAACATCATACACAACATGTCTACTGTATGTGTATACCTCCACCTGGCTGGTAGTTTGGTAGTGCTGGAATATGAACTTGCTGCAGGAGCAGAGGAGAGCTGTTTATCTTGATTGTGCCCGACAGAAGCCCAGCAAAGTAATAAATATACCTGTCGGTAATAGAAAATACAAGTAATCAGGTAGTATTCTATAGATGATGTGCTCTTTTGATTTTCAGGTCCAAAAATCCATCTCCTTATCTACTTCTTCCTGATCATGGGTCTCTCATTTAGCCCTCTAACAGGCATTGTAACTGCACGGTAGACCCTTTTCTCATGATCAAAATTGctgtaaataaaaaagccaTCCTTTAGCTGTTCCTTAACCTTATTTCCCTCATTGAATAGAATGTGCATCAGTTATTATATCCACTGTGTTGTAATGTTGTAAAATGATTTCACTGTCTGAAAGCTGAGAAAAAACAGAAGTACATTGACACACTGCAGCTCTTGAGTCATTCACTTCAAGCTACACAGGAAATTGATCAAATTTCATGATCTACACCCCCTAAGAATGATATTTTTGTTGAATGCCAGAAAACATTTTGGCCAGAAAAGCTTGTGTGACTGCTCAGTTAAGTTGCTCAGCATTGGATGCTAATGCTAGTTCAGCATAAATAGCACACAAGACCCTATCATCCATTTTCATGCTGGACTGAATTGTATGTGTTTTGTCTTTAGATTGACATATTTTAAAAGCTATTTTCTCTTCATATAATAAGATATGAGCTAGATACACTCAGTATTTCTGCCATAGCCATCAAAGCTGAACCTCATAGAATACACTGTGTACTAAATAGTTATAGCTACAGCTATCTAGACTATAACAACTATATCTATCAGCTATAACAATTAGATTTTACTCCAACATGTATATGAGACTATAATTGAAGGGATGGACATGCTGTTCATGTTTTATGTAGTACAGGTAAACTCGATTATATTTTAGTTCTTTTGTATTGCAGTGACAGGTTCTGCAAAAGTTGTTAGTTCATGCCTAGAATTACCCTGACTGGGCAAGTCAACCGGCTGGTGCTtatctgtttctttaaaaagttGCTAAATGAAGACATGAACacaatttcacattttttttttgttttgtaatggGAGTTCCTCTAATTCCTCTAATTATCATTGCATACCTAAATTATGCTCTTGCCCCTGAACTCTCAATTGCAATGCATTTTATTCAATTATgaccataaatataaatgtcaCCAATGcaaactgaagaagcaaacttcagacattaATCTCAatttagctgactgattcatcGATTTGAGGTCAATTATTTTTGCGAACTGTGCCTTTAAGCTTGTGACAGTACCTGATTGGAGAGGCTGTAGGGTGGGCATGGCGAGCACATACCTGTTTTGTGATGGCTGTAGAGAGGGGGAGATTTTGTCCTCACAGAATTTTCTCATGGCAACAGTGGTCAGTGCTTGCTCTGCCCTGCAAAACCACGAACATGTGGAAACGAAGCTGTCATAACAATGTGTGCGCTACCACAGTAAGTCTATaaatttgcatgtgtgtgtgagtgtttaccCAGCTGAGATCTTGCTGTAGTGCATGTAAGCTGCTATTATCACTCCTGTTTTTCCTTTGTTCCCCTGATAAAAAAGATGAATAGACATGAATGTATTTGTTATTGATAGACATCAATaaagtaacaacaacaacagtggtCTTGGAGAACTTGGAGATCTTTTCTGCATGTATTGTtctcctgctctaacacacccatTTCAACTCAGGCAGGCCCTAATAGTGAGATTATTAGTTGGACCAAGTGTTTTTTAGAGCAGGGAAACCGCCAGGCACTCCAGGACAAGGGTGGGGAAATAACTGAACTGGTTTTCAACAATTTCAAGCACACAATAACCATAAACCCTTACCTtgcagtgaagaacgacaacaTTGCAGGGGTCTGAGTTTAGCCAGGCCTCCATAGCTTTACATACAGTGCATATTTTATCCAAAGGAGGAGCATGCAGATCTGGCCAACCAAACTCCtccacctgagagagagagcagagagagcaagacTAAACTTCAAAATGAGCTTtgaaaaatgaacagaaaaaatagtaattat from Salminus brasiliensis chromosome 7, fSalBra1.hap2, whole genome shotgun sequence encodes:
- the tns2b gene encoding tensin-2 isoform X2 gives rise to the protein MGCVFSKQRRVKENIPKTQECTEDTEILSLTELGEAESHSIQGRKKQKKQQCALCTQTLDSDGVYCKECKTAAYNNHETKVSGPGATAADSLFQSQKKTPPRADCVEGVMDKVMESRYDFDLIYITERIISVFFLPHLDEHHYRSNLKEVAAMLKSKHQDKFMVINLSEKRHDICRLNPKVEEFGWPDLHAPPLDKICTVCKAMEAWLNSDPCNVVVLHCKGNKGKTGVIIAAYMHYSKISAGAEQALTTVAMRKFCEDKISPSLQPSQNRYIYYFAGLLSGTIKINSSPLLLQQVHIPALPNYQPGGGYAPFLKIYQSLKLVYTSAIYNIEESRGKTLRISIEPALQLKGDIMVKCYHRRAGMCERECVFRVQFHTCTVHGAQLWFGKGELDHACTDERYPADATVELAFSTSPELAKGGDALENDPGGSMDFSCADPVVRWDSYENFNLHHQDSIEDICHTRGPLDGSLYAQVKKRRNPGSGSYSCKPGINPSTPTTSQPFQPISPSSDSGHSSTPSELLEEPPLPPPHRDDRERVQVRQSERERDRETAILDDGECSPHRMASSCCGRPYSQPQAYCVPDLPRAHPQTVRPKHHTLPCSLTSSPLTVHEVCVSQPDLPWNRGRCPHHTCSQPARPFYAYPSQDAHTHSPLMRTTRSSHAHTLPAQTRLFYSGEVCPLFHCSTNSHGHTHIPPPHPSHQSLPASPYRDLRFSSAPPTSCSCRDCAHLSDDLTLHSLRVNQFESLPWSRDAGFGCRREGPVHWARDGGMESHWDRAQGAEYWRHRTAVPPTMSSYGHGHCHSLSKQDPPVYVVDQRPDSPSSSYPSPHSSGYHSPHPPCPCSPSRVRESPGYASMGHSPNASPLALTPSPKRASLPQHSYVQSPLSTGVEHSVHCNHTETKSPQGDLEEDHNEDLSLKDKNSAEAPLEQDDPDQRGLTQAEPFPRHAFTESTAPMEAELIEESQDSETKDPAVTESTSSTTFSSDHRPNSDLPPTSLGTESPVPVVQVQENSSVLPANNDRQEMEQNKDVCLRPILKSSSSSPQPSTCASERSSSSELPLLAIGAEGHRLTPLTDRASSNEEGSSNDLRSPSPVPDGYITPSFPLASPSYPLLTVPHVPYTGYTEVTIPASPPLPPLPEKQHAPPSQEPPSGTSAALSNFSPKVQVTIPPTANELIPSSRHKGAPTKGVGEQENRVSSRFVQDSSKFWYKPGISRDQAIAVLKDKEPGCFLIRDSKSFQGAYGLALKVAIPPSHVITHVSTYNSQEQLVRHFLIESGAKGVKIKGCHNETYFGSLSALVYHHSIVPVSLPCTLRIPDKDLVGEMQDLQSGTNTSTAADLLKQGAACNVLYLNSVDIESLTGPQAIAKAIKCTLTQDCPSATIVHFKVSTQGITLTDNQRRLFFRRHYPIHSVTFSSVDPQDQRMFGFVARRSGSSQGNACHLFAELDPEQPATAIVNFINKVMLGPQQLRK
- the tns2b gene encoding tensin-2 isoform X1, with the translated sequence MGCVFSKQRRVKENIPKTQECTEDTEILSLTELGEAESHSIQGRKKQKKQQCALCTQTLDSDGVYCKECKTAAYNNHETKVSGPGATAADSLFQSQKKTPPRADCVEGVMDKVMESRYDFDLIYITERIISVFFLPHLDEHHYRSNLKEVAAMLKSKHQDKFMVINLSEKRHDICRLNPKVEEFGWPDLHAPPLDKICTVCKAMEAWLNSDPCNVVVLHCKGNKGKTGVIIAAYMHYSKISAGAEQALTTVAMRKFCEDKISPSLQPSQNRYIYYFAGLLSGTIKINSSPLLLQQVHIPALPNYQPGGGYAPFLKIYQSLKLVYTSAIYNIEESRGKTLRISIEPALQLKGDIMVKCYHRRAGMCERECVFRVQFHTCTVHGAQLWFGKGELDHACTDERYPADATVELAFSTSPELAKGGDALENDPGGSMDFSCADPVVRWDSYENFNLHHQDSIEDICHTRGPLDGSLYAQVKKRRNPGSGSYSCKPGINPSTPTTSQPFQPISPSSDSGHSSTPSELLEEPPLPPPHRDDRERVQVRQSERERDRETAILDDGECSPHRMASSCCGRPYSQPQAYCVPDLPRAHPQTVRPKHHTLPCSLTSSPLTVHEVCVSQPDLPWNRGRCPHHTCSQPARPFYAYPSQDAHTHSPLMRTTRSSHAHTLPAQTRLFYSGEVCPLFHCSTNSHGHTHIPPPHPSHQSLPASPYRDLRFSSAPPTSCSCRDCAHLSDDLTLHSLRVNQFESLPWSRDAGFGCRREGPVHWARDGGMESHWDRAQGAEYWRHRTAVPPTMSSYGHGHCHSLSKQDPPVYVVDQRPDSPSSSYPSPHSSGYHSPHPPCPCSPSRVRESPGYASMGHSPNASPLALTPSPKRASLPQHSYVQSPLSTGVEHSVHCNHTETKSPQGDLEEDHNEDLSLKDKNSAEAPLEQDDPDQRGLTQAEPFPRHAFTESTAPMEAELIEESQDSETKDPAVTESTSSTTFSSDHRPNSDLPPTSLGTESPVPVVQVQENSSVLPANNDRQEMEQNKDVCLRPILKSSSSSPQPSTCASERSSSSELPLLAIGAEGHRLTPLTDRASSNEEGSSNDLRSPSPVPDGYITPSFPLASPSYPLLTVPHVPYTGYTEVTIPASPPLPPLPEKQHAPPSQEPPSGTSAALSNFSPKVQVTIPPTANELIPSSRHKGAPTKGVGEQENRVSSRFVQDSSKFWYKPGISRDQAIAVLKDKEPGCFLIRDSKSFQGAYGLALKVAIPPSHVITHVSTYNSQEQLVRHFLIESGAKGVKIKGCHNETYFGSLSALVYHHSIVPVSLPCTLRIPDKDLVGEMQDLQSGTNTSTAADLLKQGAACNVLYLNSVDIESLTGPQAIAKAIKCTLTQDCPSATIVHFKVSTQGITLTDNQRRLFFRRHYPIHSVTFSSVDPQDQRWTNADKTSNKMFGFVARRSGSSQGNACHLFAELDPEQPATAIVNFINKVMLGPQQLRK
- the tns2b gene encoding tensin-2 isoform X3 produces the protein MDKVMESRYDFDLIYITERIISVFFLPHLDEHHYRSNLKEVAAMLKSKHQDKFMVINLSEKRHDICRLNPKVEEFGWPDLHAPPLDKICTVCKAMEAWLNSDPCNVVVLHCKGNKGKTGVIIAAYMHYSKISAGAEQALTTVAMRKFCEDKISPSLQPSQNRYIYYFAGLLSGTIKINSSPLLLQQVHIPALPNYQPGGGYAPFLKIYQSLKLVYTSAIYNIEESRGKTLRISIEPALQLKGDIMVKCYHRRAGMCERECVFRVQFHTCTVHGAQLWFGKGELDHACTDERYPADATVELAFSTSPELAKGGDALENDPGGSMDFSCADPVVRWDSYENFNLHHQDSIEDICHTRGPLDGSLYAQVKKRRNPGSGSYSCKPGINPSTPTTSQPFQPISPSSDSGHSSTPSELLEEPPLPPPHRDDRERVQVRQSERERDRETAILDDGECSPHRMASSCCGRPYSQPQAYCVPDLPRAHPQTVRPKHHTLPCSLTSSPLTVHEVCVSQPDLPWNRGRCPHHTCSQPARPFYAYPSQDAHTHSPLMRTTRSSHAHTLPAQTRLFYSGEVCPLFHCSTNSHGHTHIPPPHPSHQSLPASPYRDLRFSSAPPTSCSCRDCAHLSDDLTLHSLRVNQFESLPWSRDAGFGCRREGPVHWARDGGMESHWDRAQGAEYWRHRTAVPPTMSSYGHGHCHSLSKQDPPVYVVDQRPDSPSSSYPSPHSSGYHSPHPPCPCSPSRVRESPGYASMGHSPNASPLALTPSPKRASLPQHSYVQSPLSTGVEHSVHCNHTETKSPQGDLEEDHNEDLSLKDKNSAEAPLEQDDPDQRGLTQAEPFPRHAFTESTAPMEAELIEESQDSETKDPAVTESTSSTTFSSDHRPNSDLPPTSLGTESPVPVVQVQENSSVLPANNDRQEMEQNKDVCLRPILKSSSSSPQPSTCASERSSSSELPLLAIGAEGHRLTPLTDRASSNEEGSSNDLRSPSPVPDGYITPSFPLASPSYPLLTVPHVPYTGYTEVTIPASPPLPPLPEKQHAPPSQEPPSGTSAALSNFSPKVQVTIPPTANELIPSSRHKGAPTKGVGEQENRVSSRFVQDSSKFWYKPGISRDQAIAVLKDKEPGCFLIRDSKSFQGAYGLALKVAIPPSHVITHVSTYNSQEQLVRHFLIESGAKGVKIKGCHNETYFGSLSALVYHHSIVPVSLPCTLRIPDKDLVGEMQDLQSGTNTSTAADLLKQGAACNVLYLNSVDIESLTGPQAIAKAIKCTLTQDCPSATIVHFKVSTQGITLTDNQRRLFFRRHYPIHSVTFSSVDPQDQRWTNADKTSNKMFGFVARRSGSSQGNACHLFAELDPEQPATAIVNFINKVMLGPQQLRK